The Fortiea contorta PCC 7126 genome has a segment encoding these proteins:
- a CDS encoding tyrosine-type recombinase/integrase, whose translation MKNNRNGQSAILTDTDYSKIRKQIKSQKYKLLLDLAWYTGERWGALVKLRIEDVYNPNGTPREYINFRAITRKATPDGKRQTRQVPVHPVLAESLSNYTPDSSSGWLFPCRDGDMPITIRWADKILRAAIERLGLTAKGISTHSTRRTFITKLHRNGTDLYTIKKITGHKDFKSLERYVEISADRVKGAIATL comes from the coding sequence ATGAAAAATAACCGAAACGGACAATCGGCTATTTTAACTGACACGGACTATTCTAAAATCCGCAAGCAAATTAAAAGTCAAAAATACAAGTTGCTTTTAGATTTAGCTTGGTACACCGGGGAACGGTGGGGGGCACTGGTAAAGTTAAGGATAGAGGATGTTTACAATCCCAACGGCACGCCACGGGAATATATTAATTTTCGGGCGATTACTCGCAAGGCAACGCCAGACGGTAAGCGCCAAACAAGACAAGTGCCTGTACACCCTGTACTGGCTGAATCTTTATCTAATTACACTCCAGATTCTAGTTCGGGCTGGCTCTTTCCCTGCCGTGATGGTGACATGCCAATTACGATTCGGTGGGCAGATAAAATTTTACGAGCTGCTATAGAAAGACTGGGTTTGACGGCTAAGGGTATCAGCACTCATTCCACCCGCCGGACTTTCATTACCAAACTGCACCGCAATGGAACTGACCTGTACACGATTAAGAAAATCACTGGTCACAAGGATTTTAAGTCGTTGGAACGTTACGTAGAAATTTCGGCTGATCGTGTTAAGGGGGCGATCGCTACTCTATGA